The nucleotide window CAtgcctgggagctgccagcaATCTGAGGTGCTTCATTCCACCCCCAACTGTGAGTCCCCCACCTCTACACTGCATTTATCCCCCCCGGCAAGGTCCCACCATCCTCGCCCATCACCGGGctgttatgtgtagtagatataattcgtgccatttctaatatgatatatgtgatattgaatatttgttgggagtatacacgtttgtattaggacTCCCCCCTGACCCTCGCAGGTGAAACTTGGTGTATGTTGAAACCCGATTTACAAGTAAAAAATGTGGcttggccaggagatgggccatgtctggagagatacggggaccccaggagatgggccatgtctggagagGGACCCCAGGCACTGATAATCACATGAACGACCCctgatggatctcatggaaatcctcgggcagatccatgtgaataCAGCGTTCCCATAAATTTCATCAAGAGATTCACCAACTcctgacactgaattgttcttcagcaccacaaaagaaaatcttattaacctatggactctgaatggaagaaaagactgactgccgaaatcttggcctcaggcggaattttccctataaaaaccttGTACCAGGCTGGAggcgtgtgggcacagaggaaaacctctgctggggctgactccttgttgcacacccagggccgaccccgggctcggctctgtcctttccttgCGGCTGGCTAGATAAAATTTGATTGCAAcacaaatatttcactttttttcgtTTTAAATTTGGCTGGACACCTTTTCATTCATAGCAGGGCCACCAAGCTCGTGCGTGCCGGCGCCCGCACTCACCCCTGCGGATGGCAGCCAGCAGGTCGCTGCGGGCGTCGCTCATGGGCACCAGCGGCACCGGCGGCTTGCGCGGCTCGGCGGCGGGCGGCTCGGCGGAGTGCGCGGGCGAGGCGGACACGGCCGGcggcccgggcggcggcggcggcggcgccacCGGGGGGCCCAAGGGGCCGGGCTGCGGCGGCGAGGCGGAGTAGGggccggggggcgcggggggcggtGACGGGGCGTAGGACGGGGCGGCGGCCGAGCCGGGCGCCAGCGCGGGGGGAGCCGAGATGGGGCTGTCGAAGGCGGTCTGCGCCGACGGGATgacgggcggcggcggcggcggcgccggagGGACGAAGTACTCGGCCATGGGCACCGGCTGCGGGCTGCGACGGGGCACGGCGGTCAGCGCCGGCAGAATCACAGAGCCCCGGGATGGGCTGACCCAGGACGGCCCCACGGGGGTCATCCAGTGCAGCTCCATCCCCGAGagtcccaccctgggcatccccgGGAGCTTTGTCTAAACGCTCCCGGAGCTCCGGCCAGGTCTGGGGCTGTGACCGTTCCCTGCGGAGCCTGCTCAGTGCCCCACGACCCTCTGAGGGAAGAATcttttcctgatgtccagcctaaacctcctctggcacagcctCAGGCCATTCCCTTCGGTCCTGTCACTGGACCGAAGAGATCAGCATCTGCCCGTCTGCTCCCCCACATGAATTTGTGGACTGCAATGATgtctctcctcagtctcctccagctgAGCACGCCAAATGCCCTTAACCACTCCTCACAGAGCTTCTCCTCAAAGCCCTTTGCCATCTTCATGGCCTCCTTTGGACACTGTCTAATATCTCAATGTTTTTTTATATTATGGTGCCCCCAGTATTCAAGGTGAGGCCGTCCCAGTGCAGATCAGAGAAGGACAATCTCCTGCCTTGCCTGGCTGGCAATGCTGGACCTGAGGCCCTCTAGGGCACACCTGGCCCTCCTGGCTACCAGAGCACTGCTGACTGAAGGATGGCACCTATTACCCATCCCAGCACCTATCACCCATCCCAGCACCCATCACCCATCCCAGCAACCATCACCCACCCCAGCAACCATCACCCATCCCAGCAACCATCACCCATCCCAGCACCCATCACCCATCCCAGCACCCATCACCCATCCCAGCACCCATCGCCCATCCCAGCACCCATCACCCATCCCAGCTACCATCACCCATCCCAGTATCCATCAAACATCCCAACACCCAGCTGGTTTAGTTTGCTCTGAACCCCAATGAAAGCTCTGTCCCGGAGCTGGACTGGTGGTGGAGGTGTGCTGGTGGGATGGGCTATGGGTAATGCAGTGGTGGAAAGCAGGCAACACCCCAGGGAAAAGCCCTCCATCCACTCTGCCCCGTTATCTGGGATGATGTTATCCCAAAAGCGCTCCTGACTGATTTGGCCTTGAGTctcaccagcagctttggaccaTGGATGCTGCAGaggagagctctgctgctctATCAGCCCAGAAATGGGAGGTCAGACCCCCACCAAGCCTCCCTTCCTTTGCACACCCCTCCAGCAGCAATCAGGCTGAAGCTTTACCCGTAATCCTTGACTAGGTGGGGCCTGGGCCCGTTGAGGACGGCctcggcgggcggcggcgcgtggggctgctgcaggcggGTCAGGCTGTTCTGGCGGCTGCCCGCGGCCGGCCGGAACACGAGCTCGGGGGGGTTGGTGGCCGCCAGCCCCTCCTTGTGCTCCGCCGGGGCCAGGTGGGCCGCCGGGGCCAGCAGCTGCGCGGGGTGGTTGGGGCTGGCCGGGTACGAGTGGTCGGCAGCGTCCGACGCGTAGGACCTGCGTGCGGCACAGGAAAAGCCGACTGTTGTAGTCCTGAGGGAGCTCAGGGGGTGTGGgtttgggggtattttggggttgAGACGACAAAACAAGGAAAAGCCATGAAAATATCGATGTACGAGGCAGCAGAGTGagagcagaggggaggaggaCACAACAGAGCTGAACCGCTCTCTTCCCTTAGCTGCGAAACGGAAAGTGCTCTGGTTTTATCCCAGTGACAAGGCTCCTCCTGAGCTCCAGGatgacaccctggggacaccagctACCCATGAAGCTACCACGGGCTACCAGCTGAGCACCCCGACCCTGCTGTGGGCAACACGTCCCCCGCAACGACGGAGAGGAAGagcaaagcaaaggagagcGGTGAGCTGAAGGTGTAGGAGGTAGAACCTGCCTATTATCTGGGGACAGTGATCCTTCCGATGATGCCATGTGATAGGGGGATGGTGAGAACCTGTTATCCGGCCGGAACTCTTTATCATACGCCATCATGTTCCACTCCAGGCGCCGGTTGCGGGCTTTCCTCACCTTCTTCACCTCCCGGGTGGAGTCCTCCACCAGCCGCTGCTCCTGCGGGAACACAAAGCCACGGCTCCacctccagcccggctcctccggAGCAGGAGCAGTCCCTGGGGAGCATCACCCAGCCCTCTGCACCAGGAGGTGACTGTCCCCAGGTCCAgcctccttgtccccctcctgcccccagccacCTTCTGCCTGCGCTTCTCCTTCCTCTTGTCTTCTGTCGCCTGCAGCATCTTCTCCTTCCATAAGTTGAAGAAGTAGGAGGGGTCGGTGTAGAATTTGAGGCCGTCCTTCTTGTCATCCCTGGGGGTTGGGAAGGGGAGAGAGGGTTACCAGCCACAGGAGAAGATCCCCTGTTCCCCTTCCCAAGGGCTTTGGTGTCGTGACCATGAGCTGCTGCCCCACCACAGACACATCCAACACAGCAGTCAGCACCTGCAGGCTGTGGACACACGTTCCAAGCATCCCACACAATGGGGGAGGCAGCACAGCACACAAATGGGGGCACACCAGATCCTTCTCATGGAAAGGACCCCCTCGGAGCCCCCGGGAGAGCTGCGCCCCGTACCTGTAGGGCGTGAGGATGTTGAGGGGCGGGGGTTTGTCGCAGCGCTGGTACATCTCCATCACCGGGTTGGGGATGGAGTTGCGGGACACGACCTGCTGGTTCTGCACCGTGGAGCTCTTGAAGGCTTTCCTCATGTTGATGTCCTGCAGCGAAACTGGGGGGGCACAGGCAGGACAAGGGATGCAGGGGTGGCCTCAGCCCGCCGAGCACGGCATGGCGGGGGTCTGGTCCCGAGAGCACGCCTGGACATcagcccaaaccagccccagcccctcaccttcctccACGGTGGAGTCCAGCTGCGTCACCTTGATGACCAGCAGGTCCACCCTCTCCTGCAGTGAGTTCATCCTCATGTAGAAGCTGTTGGCTTCGTTGAACAGCTCTCCGAAGATGTCCTCTGCGTGCCTGCCTGGCAGGGGACAACGCGCCCGTCACCACAGCAGGTGGCTTGCCCGGCTCAGCCCATCCCCTGGAGCACCCCCTCCCCGCTGGCTCCCTGGGGTGCTCTCCCCAGCCTGGATTTCTGGGAGCTGAGCCTCATCCTCTCCCAAAGTGCTGCAAGGAGTCGGGGGAGCCCAAATGAGCACCCCTTTCCAGGGAGAGCAGCACCCACAGGGACACAGAACATTCCCAGTGCCCCAGAGAGCCCTTGGATCCATCAGGGCAGATCAGCCAAAAAAAATGACCATCACACAATGTGACCTGGGGAAATTCAGCTCAGG belongs to Lonchura striata isolate bLonStr1 chromosome 14, bLonStr1.mat, whole genome shotgun sequence and includes:
- the LOC110467882 gene encoding actin-binding protein WASF3 — protein: MPLVKRNIEPRHLCRGALPDGVTSELECVTNSTLAAIIKQLGSLSRHAEDIFGELFNEANSFYMRMNSLQERVDLLVIKVTQLDSTVEEVSLQDINMRKAFKSSTVQNQQVVSRNSIPNPVMEMYQRCDKPPPLNILTPYRDDKKDGLKFYTDPSYFFNLWKEKMLQATEDKRKEKRRQKEQRLVEDSTREVKKVRKARNRRLEWNMMAYDKEFRPDNRFSPSPYHMASSEGSLSPDNRSYASDAADHSYPASPNHPAQLLAPAAHLAPAEHKEGLAATNPPELVFRPAAGSRQNSLTRLQQPHAPPPAEAVLNGPRPHLVKDYGPQPVPMAEYFVPPAPPPPPPVIPSAQTAFDSPISAPPALAPGSAAAPSYAPSPPPAPPGPYSASPPQPGPLGPPVAPPPPPPGPPAVSASPAHSAEPPAAEPRKPPVPLVPMSDARSDLLAAIRRGIQLRKVQEQWEQEAKKEPVGNDVATILSRRIAVEYSESDDDSELDDNEWSD